GTTCCCTACCCAAGGTAACCAACCCTTTGGATTAATAAAACCTTCCATTCTTGATTTCATGTATACTGTGGTTGAGTAATTCTTCCATGGTCTTCCAAGGTATGTTTGGACAGTACTCAAGTTTCCAAATGGTGCAATGTTACAGTATTGAATTGAGATACCTGTTATTAGAGATAAAGTTAGTTACTAGTTAAGTAAGAGTTAGTTAAGTTAGTTATTcttgttttcttctttattttcatagaCTTGTATGTATAAACAAAGTTcctggtaatccagagttcggccgtgAGGCAAGTAAAGCCTGGCCAAAAATTGTTCCCGCCAGAAATCGAACTCAGGTTCTCCTAAACGATTCGTCCTAATGAGAgcttattaaccacttgaacccAATGTCTTGCTTAGCATAATTTAAATATACGGTTAATTATGTTTAGTATGTGATTAGTGAACATAATAAGTATGTTTAGTATATGATTAGTGAATATAATAAGGTGTTGCAGCTTATTAATTACTCACTGAACACAATTAACCACGATGGCAAACGTCACTAAGCGCTATTTCCAGGTATTCGTTAGCCACGATTTGTGTTCAATACACTTGAAAATCGTGGCCAGTGACGTTCAAAAATGTGGCTAATTGTGTTCAGTGGATAGTTAATGAGTTGCCACATCTTGTTATATTCGTTAACCATCATCAGATCAACAAATTAGTCACATATTTGAACTGCGTTAATCATCTAATTTGAtgtcaaaatatcaaaaatatCGTATATCTTATGAATAAAATGAAACATTTTAGTTATACCTGTGTTCATGTTAGGATCAGTTTTTCCCTGTGCTGTGATTGTGTTCTGTTGTCCATGCATAGGTAACTTAGGCATAATGTTACAGTTTTGAATAACAGCTGCTGAATTTCCAAAAATGAAATCAACTGTTCCATAAATGTTACATTCTCTATAGAATTGGCGATTGGCATGAACATAAAGAGTGTCTTGATAAGCATCAATGTGACACTTATAGTAAACTGCTAAATCAGCACTTGTCATTAGTGCTACTGCTTGGTGTTTCTGTGGACCTGCTGTATTGCGAAAACCCATGTCTCTAGCTATGAAATTCCTCCCAAATACAGCTATTTGCACccccaacaaaacaaaaatgaagtAAATTACATAGTTATTCAAAACTGTATTTATGAAAACATACAAATTACTTTGCAAGTTAAAATTAATACATAGTTTACTTGGCAACAAATATACTAGTTTTTGCTCTCAGAAACATAGGAAAATTTGCTTAGTCCATATATGATCAATATTTTAAGGACTAAAATTAATATGCTCCACATattatagggactaaaacaaaaataaattttccatGTTTCAAGTACtgaaactaattttttattttttatttattttaaattgagtTTTCTTGTACATAACTGTAGAAATTGATCTCTTGAGCTGGATAGTACTAATAGCTGACAAAGTACTACCTAAGAGTTTTAATGCTGCTGCATTTGCAGGGTTAGATTTGAACTCAGAACTTCTAGTTAAGCTCGAAGAGACTTGAACCATATGGTCCAAAGTCCAAACATTCAAGAAATAAACCATATGTCCccctaactttcataataacaCTTTTCCTTAACTTTGgccccttttgcaaaagaatAATCCACCAccgattttgaccaagtcaacgcacatgtggacaatgactcacatgTCACGCCAGCATGTCATGAGAGTCAATGCCCACGTTTGCATTGACTTGCTGGCGTGACATGTGAGTCCTTGTCCACATGTGTGTTGACTTGATCAAAATTAGTAGGGGTCGGCCTTTTGCAAAAGGAGCCTTAGTTAAGTAGCCAAAAATGCTCTTATGAAAGTTAGGGTGCCGAAATCGCAAGCTTGTAAAAGTTAAGGAGTTAAAAGTACATTTTAATTAGTACAAAGAACTAAAGGTAAAAAACTAGCATTTGTCagatatttatttaaaactaaataGAATCCCTTACCAAATGTTGCAGATGAAAATGTTGGTGTGCCATCCACAACATTAAGCCTACCAGATACAATTGAAGCAGTCATACCATCACCAATAATCATAACATTCCATTTTGTCTTCTCTACTCTAACATTCTCATAGTAAATCCCTTTCTTCACATAAATCAAAGTCCTCTTCTTACTCTTATTAGGAACATGTTTAAGTGCTTCAGATATAGTTTTATATTTCCCACTACCATCTTTAGCAACAATTATATCAGCTTTTGATCTCAAATCTTTTGTCACAAGTAATTTCCTATCTTTTGAATTAAGCCATTTTGGTGACTCATTTTCATAAGGTAAACTCATTAAACGCCTCAAATTTAGAGTGTTTGAAACCTTGTTAATCCATGTAATTATGGCAAGACTGTTGCTTGTGTATTCTGTAGAATTTTTAAGATAGCTTACTACACTTTTCTTAAGTTCTTGTTTTGTATCCTCAAAGCCTTCAATGCAAGTTTCTTGGTATGTACCTATTTTTTCAGCATATATACAAGAAAACTAGTTATATACTAGTATGTTGCATGTTGTTAATTctactttttttcttcatatttttacaaaaattttcTAGTAGTGGAGAACATATTAGTCTTTGTATATTAtgcagttttatttttaatttaagtccctaatttttttatctaaaaaatagaaatttggactttttaacatatttttttgaaaaatactaAACAGTGCaccgggacactagttaagcaaATTACAATTTCGTACAAATTTAATTTCAGACAAAAAATTAATCACGCAAATTTCAAACGAAACACGTGAAAATTCCTTATTACATGCTACTCCATctaatcttttttataagagatagtttactttttagttttattgaataattgatatatttaatctatgaatctaaaaagtaatatttcttataaaaaggattgGATGCATGTTATTCgccatgtaaaataaaaatatatagctATGTtacaattcttttttttctttttttttttttttggtacaagctATGTTACAATTCTACATGGATGTTAAAAAGtaatatttcttataaaaaggatcggaTCGGATGCATGTTATTCgccatgtaaaataaaaatatatagctATGTTACAATTCTACATGGATGAAAtaggactaaaaccaaaacaataagaattcaagataaatttgttaatgctttaaaaatgaaaataaaaacattttttaaggattgaaaacaaaaataataatattaaaagaactaaaattaattttaaaccaaattaatattagaaaaaaaaattatagaattttaATGACTTTGAAATGAAGTAATGAACTAGCAATTAACTTGTTCCTACATCATGTATATGCTTGATTAAAATAGTACCTGCAGCACTTAACCATGTTTGTAGATCATCAAAAATTTGATGAAGTGAAGAATTTTCCCCTGAAGTAGTCAATGAGTTATTCAAATGATCAATAGCAAGGTCCAAAAGATCCCTACAATTTTTCAAAGCTTCCTTATTCTTACTATCATTACCAATCAAGTTTTTGAAAACACCATGATCATTAAAATACTCAATAACTTTAGACACATGAGTTAATGCCACATTAATAGACAATTTAAACAACTCTTCAGGTTGAACATCTTTACCCGAGTTTACAACAGAGCCAAGACTGTCGTAACATGAATCCTTATACAATGTTACATCACAAACAGCTTTCATAGAATTAGTCACTGAATTTTGTGATGCATTATTGTCATGATCATTTTTTGAATTGTTGTTAACAACTCCAAATACAGCTCCAATTACAACACCAACAAGGATTATTGAAGATAAGCCTATGATTGTGATTctctttcttgttttcttttttgcttcTAACATCATTTGTTCAAGTTCATTGACTTTTCCATAGGATTTGAAGGGAGACATGTTTAAGGTTTGTAAGAGTTAAGGCTTATGCTATACAATTTGTGTTTTCAATTGGTTTTTATTATATAGTAGGAATTGTGAGTATAAGTTTGTAAGAAATTTAATTAGTCAACGAATAATATTATACACATTATATTAATAAACGTGTATATGTGTAAGGAAGATTTAATTGGTAGCACGCATAATTAATCTCTTTGACGTGCTAGCCACTTATATAATCCATGTAATATATTTGAATGAAGTGCATAACATGTTGCTAAGGTTGGAAATAAGTGGAGCTGAGTCAAACTTGTATGAGCTCGACTCAATATGGATTAGTTCAGCTCGAAATTCAGCTCAAGTTCGGCACAAATGTTTTTTGGAGCTCAAGTTTGGCTCGATTAAAGTTTACGAACAGTTCGGTTTGACACGTTAGGTTCAACTTGTAAAGTCAAATCACATGATTTTAAagtcaaattttcaaaatttgatctttaactttttaaaaagaaaagacaaatattaaattaaaataaaaataatctcacatgTATAATGGAAATAAACTCATACAAAATTTAAACTGGCATAAAAAGTTATAAAGCAAAAACTAACAAAATTCCACAATTATTCTCAAAATATTCTTTCAACTCTGAACTGCAATAGATCCAATTTGTCACAACCTACGAATtaatttttactcatattttgAAAGCAACAAGCTTCACACATATTGTCTTAACGAAAAgttttttgagaaaaagagtttaaaatggtaaaattattttttttggtaaagggaGAGGGGTAATAGCCGTCATAGGGAACCGAAAGGTTTGGAAAGTTTTATATATAATCGAGCTAGTTCATGAGTCAAACGAGTTgaactatatataatttatgttcAGTTCATTTATTTAACGAACTTAATTTAACTCAAGTTTAGCTTATTTAATTCATAAACCAAATTCACGAACCAATGTTACCCAATCGAATTTCGAACTATTTACGAGTTAATTCGGGTCATTGCCAACCCTACATGTTGCATCACAATTGGTGTTGGGAATTCTCCGATTCTTATATAGTGCTATCAGCAATTAACATACAAGTAAACTTGAACAATTGTGTGATGATCGCAACCTAGAACTGTTTAAGGGTATGTGAGCGTATTGAGCGacttaaaagagtaatttttatcATATAAACTGAAATTTTAGGAGGCCAATGTTGGgtcgactttttttttttacaatgtttccaatgaggatcgaacctaggaTCCCATGTATATTACTCAAATttctcaccactagatcaaatttAATAGCTTAACGCTGGGTCGACCTTGCTAATTTTTTTTCGGTACATGGTCAACCTTGCTAATTTATTACGGTGAATATTGGTTGCTACAAACATTATTTTCATGTTAGGcatacaaaattataaaataaaaataccattttcatatttttcaaaatataatgtCAAATgattatttgattatttatcTATTTGATACTAaagatacatgagttttggtgcaGACtgttcataataccaacattacccttgattttttta
This portion of the Trifolium pratense cultivar HEN17-A07 linkage group LG3, ARS_RC_1.1, whole genome shotgun sequence genome encodes:
- the LOC123916577 gene encoding putative pectinesterase/pectinesterase inhibitor 24 — encoded protein: MSPFKSYGKVNELEQMMLEAKKKTRKRITIIGLSSIILVGVVIGAVFGVVNNNSKNDHDNNASQNSVTNSMKAVCDVTLYKDSCYDSLGSVVNSGKDVQPEELFKLSINVALTHVSKVIEYFNDHGVFKNLIGNDSKNKEALKNCRDLLDLAIDHLNNSLTTSGENSSLHQIFDDLQTWLSAAGTYQETCIEGFEDTKQELKKSVVSYLKNSTEYTSNSLAIITWINKVSNTLNLRRLMSLPYENESPKWLNSKDRKLLVTKDLRSKADIIVAKDGSGKYKTISEALKHVPNKSKKRTLIYVKKGIYYENVRVEKTKWNVMIIGDGMTASIVSGRLNVVDGTPTFSSATFAVFGRNFIARDMGFRNTAGPQKHQAVALMTSADLAVYYKCHIDAYQDTLYVHANRQFYRECNIYGTVDFIFGNSAAVIQNCNIMPKLPMHGQQNTITAQGKTDPNMNTGISIQYCNIAPFGNLSTVQTYLGRPWKNYSTTVYMKSRMEGFINPKGWLPWVGNSAPDTIFYAEFQNVGPGASTKNRVKWKGLKNISIKQANKFSVKDFVQGDRWISASGAPFKANI